Proteins found in one Mixophyes fleayi isolate aMixFle1 chromosome 8, aMixFle1.hap1, whole genome shotgun sequence genomic segment:
- the LOC142099951 gene encoding galectin-1-like produces the protein MAADGVVLTNLNLQPGHCVEVKAFIPADCNGFAINLGKDASNFLLHFNARFLLHGDTQKIVCNSKEADAWGTEQREDVFPFQQGAETMVCFEYQADKLTVKLSSGEQFSFPVRMTLDSISFLSLEGIQMKSITME, from the exons ATGGCAGCTGAT GGTGTGGTCTTGACCAATCTCAATCTGCAACCTGGCCACTGTGTGGAAGTCAAGGCATTTATTCCTGCAGACTGTAACGG TTTTGCCATAAACTTGGGCAAAGATGCTTCAAACTTTCTGTTGCATTTCAACGCTCGCTTTCTCCTTCATGGAGATACCCAGAAAATAGTCTGCAACTCGAAGGAGGCTGATGCCTGGGGAACAGAACAGAGAGAAGATGTATTTCCCTTCCAGCAGGGGGCAGAGACCATG GTCTGCTTCGAATACCAGGCAGACAAGTTAACTGTGAAGTTGTCTTCCGGAGAGCAGTTCTCTTTTCCTGTGCGTATGACCCTGGATTCAATCTCTTTCCTCTCCTTGGAAGGTATTCAGATGAAGTCTATTACAATGGAGTAA